One window of Quercus robur chromosome 5, dhQueRobu3.1, whole genome shotgun sequence genomic DNA carries:
- the LOC126725783 gene encoding pyrophosphate-energized vacuolar membrane proton pump, translating into MALLSELATEIVIPVCAVIGIAFSFVQFILVSRVKVTPERHAPPQSGNNNKNGYGEYLIEEEDGINDQNVVVKCAEIQNAISEGATSFLFTEYQYVGVFMVAFAILIFLFLGSVKGFSTKNQPCTYDAEKLCKPALATAIFSTVSFVLGAFTSVLSGYLGMKIATYANARTTLEARKGVGKAFITAFRSGAVMGFLLAANGLLVLYVTINLFKLYYGDDWEGLFEAITGYGLGGSSMALFGRVGGGIYTKAADVGADLVGKVERNIPEDDPRNPAVIADNVGDNVGDIAGMGSDLFGSYAESSCAALVVASISSFGINHEFTAMCYPLLISSMGILVCLITTLFATDFFEIKAVKEIEPALKKQLIISTVLMTVGIAIVSWVALPSSFTIYNFGVQKVVKNWELFLCVGVGLWAGLVIGFVTEYYTSNAYSPVQDVADSCRTGAATNVIFGLALGYKSVIIPIFAIAVSIFVSFSFAAMYGIAVAALGMLSTIATGLAIDAYGPISDNAGGIAEMAGMSHRIRERTDALDAAGNTTAAIGKGFAIGSAALVSLALFGAFVSRAAISTVDVLTPKVFIGLIVGAMLPYWFSAMTMKSVGSAALKMVEEVRRQFNTIPGLMEGLAKPDYATCVKISTDASIKEMIPPGALVMLTPLIVGIFFGVETLSGVLAGSLVSGVQIAISASNTGGAWDNAKKYIEAGASEHARSLGPKGSDPHKAAVIGDTIGDPLKDTSGPSLNILIKLMAVESLVFAPFFATHGGLLFKIF; encoded by the exons ATGGCATTGCTCTCGGAGCTGGCGACGGAGATCGTGATCCCAGTCTGCGCTGTGATCGGGATCGCCTTCTCGTTCGTGCAGTTTATACTAGTCTCGCGCGTGAAGGTCACGCCCGAGCGCCACGCGCCGCCTCAGTCCGGAAACAACAACAAGAATGGTTACGGCGAGTACTTGATCGAAGAGGAGGACGGCATCAACGACCAAAACGTCGTCGTTAAGTGCGCTGAGATTCAGAACGCCATTTCCGAAG GTGCGACATCCTTCCTCTTTACCGAATATCAGTATGTTGGGGTCTTTATGGTTGCTTTTGCAATTTTGATCTTCCTCTTCTTGGGGTCCGTCAAGGGCTTCAGCACAAAAAACCAGCCCTGCACTTATGATGCAGAAAAGTTATGCAAGCCAGCACTTGCAACTGCAATCTTTAGCACTGTCTCTTTTGTGCTTGGTGCTTTCACCTCAGTTTTGTCTGGTTACCTTGGAATGAAAATTGCTACTTATGCCAATGCAAGGACAACACTGGAAGCAAGAAAGGGTGTTGGGAAGGCTTTCATTACTGCATTCAGATCCGGTGCAGTGATGGGTTTTCTACTTGCTGCAAATGGTCTTTTGGTTCTTTACGTTACTATCAATCTCTTTAAGCTGTACTATGGTGATGATTGGGAAGGCCTTTTTGAGGCTATAACTGGTTATGGTCTTGGTGGATCTTCCATGGCACTCTTTGGAAGAGTTGGTGGCGGTATTTATACTAAGGCTGCAGATGTTGGTGCTGACCTTGTAGGAAAGGTTGAAAGAAACATTCCAGAAGATGACCCAAGAAACCCAGCT GTAATTGCAGACAATGTTGGTGATAATGTTGGGGATATTGCTGGAATGGGATCTGATCTTTTTGGCTCGTATGCTGAATCATCTTGTGCTGCCCTTGTTGTTGCTTCCATCTCCTCCTTTGGTATCAACCATGAATTCACTGCAATGTGCTATCCACTTCTCATCAGTTCTATGGGTATCCTTGTCTGTTTAATCACAACCCTCTTTGCAACTGATTTCTTTGAAATCAAGGCTGTCAAGGAAATTGAACCAGCACTGAAAAAGCAACTAATCATCTCCACTGTTCTCATGACTGTGGGGATTGCGATTGTTAGCTGGGTTGCTCTGCCATCATCCTTCACAATTTACAATTTTGGGGTTCAAAAAGTTGTGAAGAACTG GGAGCTCTTCTTGTGCGTGGGTGTTGGTCTTTGGGCTGGACTTGTTATTGGGTTTGTTACAGAGTACTATACTAGCAATGCCTACAg CCCCGTGCAAGATGTTGCCGATTCCTGCAGGACTGGAGCTGCCACTAATGTTATATTTGGCCTTGCTCTAGGATACAAATCGGTCATCATTCCAATCTTTGCCATTGCAGTTAGCATTTTTGTTAGTTTCAGCTTTGCTGCAATGTATGGAATTGCAGTGGCTGCTCTTGGGATGCTGAGCACCATTGCTACTGGGTTGGCTATCGATGCTTATGGACCCATCAGTGACAATGCTGGAGGTATTGCTGAGATGGCGGGCATGAGCCACCGAATCCGTGAAAGAACTGATGCCCTAGATGCTGCTGGTAACACCACTGCTGCCATTGGCAAG GGATTTGCAATTGGATCTGCTGCACTTGTGTCTTTGGCTCTATTTGGTGCTTTTGTGAGCCGTGCTGCTATTTCAACCGTTGATGTATTGACCCCCAAGGTTTTCATTGGACTGATTGTGGGTGCCATGCTTCCTTACTGGTTCTCTGCCATGACCATGAAGAGTGTGGGAAGTGCAGCCTTGAAAATGGTTGAGGAGGTACGTAGGCAATTCAACACTATTCCAGGTCTCATGGAGGGTCTTGCCAAGCCCGACTATGCTACCTGTGTGAAGATCTCCACTGATGCATCCATCAAAGAGATGATTCCTCCTGGTGCCCTTGTCATGCTTACACCTCTTATTGTTGGAATCTTCTTTGGCGTGGAGACCCTATCTGGTGTTCTGGCTGGTTCCCTTGTTTCTGGTGTGCAG ATAGCAATATCTGCATCTAATACCGGTGGAGCTTGGGATAATGCTAAGAAGTATATTGAG GCTGGTGCTTCAGAGCATGCAAGGAGCCTTGGCCCGAAGGGGTCTGATCCACACAAGGCAGCTGTGATTGGTGACACCATTGGAGACCCACTCAAGGACACCTCCGGCCCATCACTCAACATCCTTATTAAGCTCATGGCAGTTGAGTCGCTCGTGTTTGCTCCTTTCTTCGCCACACATGGTGGCCTTCTTTTCAAGATCTTCTGA
- the LOC126725784 gene encoding protein SRG1-like isoform X2, with protein sequence MAGVSIPTADVLLSRRVQEMVLKGEEPPPLYICRDDDTEDVSSALCSIPVIDLSLLSSSATIFEQQEELQKLKSALCSWGCFQAIGHGISTSFLDEIRLVTRDFFQQPMEEKNKNAKGVKDFEGYGADPVPEEGQSLDWSDRLFVDVYPEDTRKSKFWPESPAAFRDVLEEYTVKMKTFTEIVSKAMAKSLSLEENCFLNQFGERGLLQARFNYYSRCERPDLILGLKPHADGSGYTIILQDDVEGLQVHKDGKWFTVPTISHALLVLMGDQMEIITNGMYKSPVHRVLTNSERERISVAMFYTPEPKKEIGPEEGLVNQERPKLFKKVKGYADSHWEYYQRGMRALHVAKV encoded by the exons ATGGCCGGAGTTTCCATTCCAACCGCGGATGTATTGCTATCAAGGCGTGTCCAGGAAATGGTTCTCAAAGGTGAAGAGCCACCACCACTCTATATTTGCAGAGACGATGATACTGAAGATGTTTCTTCTGCCTTATGTTCAATCCCTGTCATCGACCTCAGTCTCCTCTCATCTTCGGCAACAATCTTTGAACAACAAGAAGAACTACAGAAACTTAAATCAGCACTGTGTTCGTGGGGCTGCTTTCAG GCAATAGGACATGGCATTTCAACTTCGTTTCTAGACGAGATACGTCTAGTAACAAGGGATTTCTTCCAGCAGCCAATGGAAGAGAAGAATAAGAATGCTAAAGGAGTTAAAGACTTTGAAGGGTATGGAGCTGATCCTGTCCCAGAAGAAGGTCAGTCTCTTGACTGGTCCGATCGCTTGTTTGTTGATGTGTACCCAGAAGATACAAGGAAGAGCAAATTTTGGCCAGAAAGCCCAGCAGCCTTCAG AGATGTTCTAGAAGAATACACAGTCAAGATGAAGACATTCACAGAGATTGTTTCCAAAGCCATGGCAAAATCATTGAGTTTAGAAGAAAATTGCTTCCTGAATCAGTTTGGTGAAAGAGGACTTCTGCAAGCACGTTTCAACTACTACTCACGTTGTGAAAGGCCTGATCTTATTTTAGGCCTAAAGCCCCATGCAGATGGATCAGGATACACCATCATTTTGCAAGATGATGTAGAAGGCCTTCAAGTCCACAAAGACGGGAAGTGGTTTACCGTTCCGACAATCTCTCATGCTCTCCTTGTCCTCATGGGTGATCAAATGGAG ATAATTACTAATGGAATGTACAAGAGCCCTGTACATAGGGTACTGACCAACTCTGAGAGGGAGAGGATTTCTGTGGCTATGTTCTATACGCCTGAACCGAAAAAAGAGATTGGACCTGAAGAAGGATTGGTCAACCAGGAAAGGCCAAAGTTATTCAAGAAGGTGAAAGGCTATGCTGATTCACACTGGGAATATTACCAGCGAGGAATGAGAGCTCTTCATGTGGCAAAAGTCTAG